Proteins encoded together in one Candidatus Sulfotelmatobacter sp. window:
- a CDS encoding DUF6364 family protein, translated as MSTYTVFMNVTLSIDDQLVARARKKAEALGKSLNQLVRDYLQTVVGGDDPERSIEEFKKLSGKGHSRGWRFNRDEIHERKSTTK; from the coding sequence GTGTCCACATATACTGTGTTCATGAACGTTACTCTCTCCATCGACGATCAACTAGTAGCCCGTGCCCGCAAGAAAGCGGAAGCCCTCGGCAAGAGCCTCAACCAGCTCGTCCGCGACTACTTGCAAACGGTGGTCGGAGGAGACGATCCCGAGCGCAGCATCGAAGAGTTCAAAAAACTCTCTGGCAAGGGTCACTCCCGTGGCTGGCGCTTCAACCGGGACGAAATTCACGAGCGGAAATCAACTACCAAATAA
- a CDS encoding polysaccharide deacetylase family protein, giving the protein MQSLISLTFDDRLRCQLERAVPILDQLGLPATFFLVANTDQIHTDGLSHPDWRKINWCEGDIQFLKGMIQRGREVGRTA; this is encoded by the coding sequence GTGCAATCACTTATTTCCCTTACCTTCGACGATCGACTGAGGTGCCAACTCGAGCGCGCCGTCCCCATTCTCGACCAGCTTGGGCTTCCAGCTACGTTTTTCTTGGTCGCCAACACCGACCAGATTCACACCGACGGACTCTCTCATCCTGATTGGCGCAAAATCAACTGGTGTGAGGGGGACATCCAGTTCCTCAAAGGCATGATTCAGCGAGGGCGTGAAGTGGGGCGCACAGCGTAA
- a CDS encoding glycosyltransferase family 87 protein, protein MQLFPQFAAPQPWLASVAALLTPRRLRAHATLLAVCLWGICIIDFSTPGQFDRAGNIKFQDFLPTYISARLIAEGRSSELYNQQVIANELKRVIPQGQPHQPTHLTLPNLYGPQFGLLFVPLSRFSFSMAARIWVATSLLLYFACIYLIWKSCPTLLPHRGLVSIAALAFPPLFHFFVRGQNSVLVLAFFTAAFLAFRADRNWLAGIALGFLIFKPQFIVAIPLVLLLAHSWRAFAGLVLSAAAQLALTRIYFGPAVMRSYFDMLVHIQRLIDAAELSHAPIQMHSLRSFWSLLVPAPEAALALYVLSSIVIVAIAAAAWRSSAPLALRFSALTLAAVLVNPHLFVYDLLVLAPALLLILDWTLTFPQHRSTPALRLLAYLAFLLPLFGPLSHWTHLQLSVLVFTALLWALWRDFATPSHKLASNESAVV, encoded by the coding sequence ATGCAACTTTTTCCCCAATTCGCCGCACCGCAGCCTTGGCTCGCGAGCGTCGCAGCCCTGTTGACCCCACGCCGCCTCCGCGCCCATGCGACGTTGTTGGCCGTCTGCCTGTGGGGAATCTGCATCATCGACTTCTCGACGCCGGGCCAGTTTGACCGCGCCGGCAATATCAAATTCCAGGACTTTCTTCCCACCTACATCTCCGCCCGCCTGATCGCAGAAGGCCGTTCCAGCGAACTTTACAACCAGCAAGTCATTGCGAACGAACTGAAAAGAGTAATCCCGCAAGGGCAGCCCCACCAACCCACACACCTCACCCTGCCCAACCTGTACGGACCGCAGTTCGGACTCCTCTTCGTTCCACTCTCCCGCTTCTCATTTTCAATGGCTGCGCGAATCTGGGTCGCCACCAGCCTCCTGCTCTACTTCGCCTGCATCTATCTGATCTGGAAATCTTGCCCAACTCTTCTCCCGCATCGCGGACTCGTCTCTATCGCCGCCCTCGCTTTCCCTCCGCTCTTTCATTTCTTCGTCCGCGGACAAAACTCTGTATTGGTGCTGGCGTTCTTCACCGCGGCATTCCTGGCCTTCCGCGCCGATCGCAATTGGCTGGCCGGCATTGCCCTCGGATTTCTCATCTTCAAGCCGCAGTTCATAGTCGCCATTCCGCTGGTCCTGCTCCTCGCGCATTCATGGCGCGCATTCGCCGGACTCGTCCTCTCGGCAGCCGCACAGTTGGCGCTCACCAGAATCTACTTCGGCCCCGCAGTGATGCGCTCCTACTTCGACATGCTCGTGCACATCCAGCGCCTCATCGACGCCGCCGAACTCAGTCATGCCCCCATCCAGATGCACTCCCTCCGCTCCTTCTGGTCGTTGCTGGTTCCGGCGCCCGAAGCCGCTCTCGCGCTCTACGTCTTAAGTTCAATCGTTATCGTCGCCATCGCCGCGGCCGCCTGGAGATCTTCCGCGCCGCTCGCCCTCCGCTTTTCCGCTCTGACTCTCGCCGCCGTCCTGGTCAACCCGCATCTTTTCGTGTACGACCTGCTCGTCCTCGCTCCCGCGCTGCTGCTCATCCTCGACTGGACTCTAACTTTTCCGCAGCATCGCTCCACCCCTGCACTTCGCCTGCTCGCATACCTCGCTTTCCTCCTGCCCCTGTTCGGCCCGCTCTCGCACTGGACCCACCTCCAACTCTCCGTTCTAGTTTTCACCGCGCTCCTGTGGGCGCTATGGCGCGATTTCGCCACCCCAAGTCACAAACTTGCCTCGAATGAATCCGCCGTTGTATAA
- a CDS encoding DUF2844 domain-containing protein, with amino-acid sequence MTRWLAWRLRRCGLAIGFAALTLPCPVFAALGGDAASVQADSVHMQASLRTSQAATTQGGAYTLHELHSSSGVVVREYVSSAGAVFGVAWQGPWLPDLHQLLGTYFEPYVQAMQARNAGRAGRRPVHIEIPGLVVNLSGHPRSFTGQAYIPENLPQGMKAEDVR; translated from the coding sequence TTGACGAGGTGGCTAGCTTGGCGATTGCGGCGTTGCGGACTGGCAATCGGGTTTGCGGCGCTGACCTTGCCCTGCCCCGTGTTTGCGGCACTGGGAGGGGATGCGGCGTCGGTGCAGGCGGATTCGGTTCACATGCAAGCCAGTCTTCGCACGAGTCAAGCGGCCACTACTCAGGGCGGAGCTTATACCTTGCACGAGCTTCATTCGTCGAGCGGAGTTGTGGTTCGAGAATATGTTTCATCGGCGGGCGCTGTATTCGGTGTGGCATGGCAGGGCCCTTGGCTGCCTGACCTGCACCAACTGCTGGGGACTTATTTCGAGCCGTATGTGCAGGCGATGCAGGCACGGAATGCGGGGCGCGCCGGGCGCAGGCCGGTTCACATCGAAATTCCCGGGCTGGTTGTAAATCTGAGTGGACATCCGCGCTCGTTTACGGGGCAAGCATACATTCCGGAAAACTTGCCGCAGGGAATGAAGGCCGAGGACGTGCGATGA
- a CDS encoding prolyl oligopeptidase family serine peptidase yields the protein MRIRKCPLLVLIVFSSALTAATQTKPRLTLDEFFNSVDIKSVEMSPDGNSVIVCTGRADWDQQIFRTDLWLYHDDGHAGSPALIQLTQSGHDSEPKWSPDGRWIAFLSERKASSEKDGDSDPDSDSKDEPAQIYLISPTGGEAFAITQGEEDVHSFAWSADSQTIYFATRQPWTKSQKDEYKQAWKDVVQYRTAERGDTIFSFDLREALAHQAAAPMKAEKKEGKPEEAPDVTPGTSEVATVPLRVDAIIASPQGNKLAFLTSAINQRQEKIDDVELYTLDLESVGRTLPSTSSGQALSATADSSPNAGAQLKPVRLTHNQAAETQAHWANDGRHIFFTVEIGDVAGPYRDLQPHLYSVDAQSGAVEQWAKNFVGPVDHYAVVGADAASSEPSRRVRPASEASASTPNSSDSSILASARIGTEVQIYSAAKPSDSLHRISGWPGTYSRISVAAHSSRVAFVYSSLNKPEEIYLADSAATLDQAKPITSFNKLFAERDLPQGKPYHWKADDGTTVEGMLIYPPGKFESKHLPMLTFIHGGPADADGNHFEADWYQWSALAATNGWLVFEPNYRGSTGYGDKFLMQIVPVMVSRPGKDILEGVDALVKDGIADPDHLTIGGYSYGGYMTNWLITQTTRFTAAVTGAGAVENVGNWGNDDTTFDDAYFLGGRPWEAPQRYHDEAAIFQIDKVKTPTHMVAGADDIRVAVLEDYLLEHALYSLGIPNKLLVFPGEGHSLAKNPWHGKIKVREELKWLEKYGGVPTGN from the coding sequence ATGCGAATCCGAAAATGTCCTCTGCTGGTCTTGATCGTCTTCAGTTCTGCACTGACCGCCGCCACTCAAACCAAACCCAGGCTCACGCTCGACGAATTCTTCAACTCCGTCGACATCAAATCGGTTGAGATGTCGCCCGACGGCAACTCCGTCATCGTCTGCACCGGGCGTGCCGATTGGGACCAGCAAATCTTCCGCACCGACCTCTGGCTCTATCACGACGATGGCCACGCCGGCTCTCCGGCTCTGATTCAACTCACGCAATCCGGACACGACTCCGAACCCAAGTGGTCGCCCGACGGCCGCTGGATTGCCTTCCTCTCCGAGCGCAAGGCATCATCGGAAAAAGATGGAGATTCCGACCCCGATTCCGACTCGAAAGACGAACCCGCCCAGATCTATCTCATTTCTCCCACCGGCGGCGAAGCCTTCGCCATCACCCAGGGAGAAGAAGACGTTCACTCCTTCGCCTGGTCGGCCGATTCGCAGACAATTTATTTCGCCACCCGCCAGCCCTGGACCAAATCGCAGAAAGACGAGTACAAGCAAGCGTGGAAGGATGTCGTGCAGTACCGCACCGCCGAACGCGGCGACACTATTTTTAGTTTCGACTTGCGCGAAGCCCTGGCCCACCAGGCTGCTGCGCCAATGAAAGCTGAGAAAAAGGAAGGGAAGCCGGAAGAAGCTCCCGACGTCACGCCCGGCACCAGCGAAGTTGCCACCGTTCCCCTGCGCGTCGATGCCATCATCGCTTCGCCGCAGGGCAACAAACTCGCCTTCCTCACCAGCGCCATCAATCAGCGCCAGGAAAAAATCGACGACGTGGAACTTTACACTCTCGACTTAGAAAGTGTGGGGCGGACACTCCCTTCGACAAGCTCAGGGCAGGCTTTGTCCGCCACTGCCGACAGCTCACCCAATGCCGGCGCTCAACTTAAGCCCGTCCGCCTCACTCATAACCAAGCCGCTGAAACCCAGGCGCATTGGGCCAACGATGGCCGTCACATTTTCTTCACCGTCGAAATCGGAGACGTCGCCGGCCCCTACCGCGACCTCCAGCCGCACCTTTATTCGGTCGATGCTCAATCCGGCGCCGTCGAGCAATGGGCCAAAAATTTCGTCGGCCCCGTCGATCACTATGCCGTCGTGGGGGCAGACGCAGCCAGCTCTGAGCCCAGTCGAAGGGTCCGCCCCGCGAGCGAAGCCAGCGCCTCCACCCCGAATTCAAGCGACTCCAGCATCCTCGCCTCCGCTCGCATCGGCACCGAAGTTCAAATCTATTCCGCCGCCAAGCCCTCCGATTCTCTGCACCGCATCAGCGGATGGCCCGGCACTTACTCTCGCATATCCGTCGCTGCTCACTCATCGCGCGTCGCCTTCGTCTACTCGTCACTCAACAAGCCCGAAGAAATCTATCTAGCCGACAGCGCCGCCACGCTCGATCAAGCCAAGCCGATCACAAGTTTCAATAAGCTTTTCGCCGAACGCGATCTCCCTCAAGGCAAGCCCTATCACTGGAAGGCCGACGATGGCACCACGGTAGAAGGCATGCTGATTTACCCTCCCGGGAAGTTCGAATCCAAGCACCTGCCCATGCTGACCTTCATTCACGGCGGCCCCGCCGACGCCGACGGCAACCACTTCGAGGCCGACTGGTACCAGTGGTCCGCCCTCGCCGCCACCAACGGATGGCTAGTCTTCGAGCCCAACTACCGCGGTTCCACCGGCTACGGCGACAAGTTCCTCATGCAGATTGTCCCCGTCATGGTCAGCCGCCCCGGCAAGGACATTCTCGAAGGTGTCGACGCCCTTGTCAAAGACGGCATCGCCGACCCCGACCACCTCACCATCGGCGGCTACAGCTACGGCGGATACATGACCAACTGGCTCATCACCCAAACCACCCGCTTCACAGCGGCGGTAACCGGCGCCGGAGCAGTAGAAAACGTCGGCAACTGGGGCAACGACGACACCACCTTCGACGACGCCTACTTCCTCGGCGGACGCCCCTGGGAAGCCCCCCAGCGCTACCACGACGAAGCCGCCATCTTCCAAATCGACAAAGTAAAAACCCCCACGCACATGGTAGCCGGCGCCGACGACATCCGAGTCGCGGTGCTGGAAGACTACTTACTAGAACACGCCCTCTACTCGCTAGGCATCCCAAATAAATTGCTAGTTTTCCCAGGCGAAGGCCACAGCCTCGCCAAAAATCCCTGGCACGGCAAAATCAAAGTAAGAGAAGAATTAAAGTGGCTGGAAAAATACGGCGGCGTCCCGACCGGGAATTGA
- the amrS gene encoding AmmeMemoRadiSam system radical SAM enzyme: MSTLREILDQKVREADSSLYEKLDHNRVRCFSCGHCCPIPEGQPGVCKVRFNRGGTLYVPWGYTAGMQCDPIEKKPFFHAHPGALAYSFGMLGCDLHCGYCQNWVTSQALRDPDAISPPLAASPEDLVRDALDQGARVLVSTYNEPLITSEWAVAVFKEAKAAGLLTGFVSNGNGTPQVLDYIRPWIDLYKVDLKSFDDRHYHELGGRIGPILDSIRRIHQMGLWLEIVTLLIPGFNDSNDELRRLTEFLAGISLDIPWHVTAFHGDYKMQGDAQRDTTPEDLLRAAEIGRTAGLRYIYAGNLPGMVGPWEDTRCPQCSEILIRRYGYHIEDYRLTPDGRCPNCSHQIPGRWAAQFDGQITSHPFRPHKYSTTKRPRLFTITSHRS; the protein is encoded by the coding sequence GTGTCCACACTCCGTGAAATCCTCGACCAAAAAGTTCGCGAGGCCGATTCCTCTCTCTACGAAAAGCTCGACCACAATCGCGTCCGCTGTTTTTCCTGCGGCCATTGCTGTCCCATCCCCGAAGGCCAGCCCGGCGTCTGCAAAGTCCGCTTCAACCGCGGCGGCACGCTCTACGTTCCCTGGGGATACACCGCCGGCATGCAGTGCGATCCCATCGAAAAGAAGCCATTCTTCCACGCCCATCCCGGTGCTCTCGCCTACAGTTTCGGAATGCTGGGCTGCGATCTGCACTGCGGATACTGTCAGAACTGGGTCACATCGCAGGCCCTCCGCGATCCCGACGCCATCTCGCCGCCGCTCGCAGCTTCTCCCGAAGATTTGGTTCGCGATGCCCTCGACCAGGGCGCGCGCGTCCTGGTCAGCACCTACAACGAACCGCTCATCACCAGCGAATGGGCTGTCGCCGTGTTCAAAGAGGCCAAAGCTGCGGGCCTGCTCACCGGATTCGTCTCCAACGGAAACGGCACGCCGCAAGTTCTCGACTACATCCGCCCGTGGATCGATCTCTACAAAGTCGATCTCAAGAGCTTCGACGATCGCCACTACCATGAACTCGGCGGACGCATCGGTCCCATTCTCGACAGCATCCGCCGCATTCACCAGATGGGATTGTGGCTCGAAATCGTGACCCTGCTCATCCCCGGCTTCAACGACTCCAACGACGAACTGCGCCGCCTCACCGAATTCCTCGCCGGAATTTCGCTGGATATTCCCTGGCACGTCACCGCCTTCCACGGCGATTACAAAATGCAAGGAGACGCGCAGCGCGATACGACGCCGGAAGACCTGCTGCGCGCCGCCGAAATCGGCCGCACGGCGGGCCTGCGTTACATCTACGCCGGCAATCTTCCCGGCATGGTCGGACCCTGGGAAGATACGCGCTGTCCGCAGTGCAGCGAAATCCTGATCCGCCGCTACGGCTATCACATCGAAGACTACCGCCTCACCCCCGACGGCCGCTGCCCAAATTGTTCCCACCAAATTCCCGGCCGCTGGGCCGCCCAATTCGACGGCCAAATCACCTCCCATCCTTTCCGCCCGCACAAATATTCGACAACCAAGCGCCCCCGTTTATTTACAATCACAAGTCATCGCAGTTGA
- a CDS encoding DUF3443 domain-containing protein, translating into MIRGRNFRLFDFGIVALWALSLLSVGCGGSSSHSNASQVVTSTGSNVAAISVNGGPTGNYGNGAFVSVTVCVPGSSNCQTIPDVLVDTGSTGLRILSSALTVSLTQQNGASGDPIAECLPFLGGYTWGPVQSADIKIAGESASAVPIQVIGGTFAVPSGCSNMGLQSMGTLQTLGANGLLGVGMFAQDCGGACAQAGSNPGLYYACPSSGCQVTAEAVSAQVQNPVAMFASDNNGVIVELPAVSGGATTVSGSLVFGIGTQSNNALNGASVYTVDDFGNFTTTYQGQAYSSSFLDSGSNGYFFLSSTATGLPDCTTATGFYCPTSTQNLSATNQGANGTSGKVNFSVGNAETLFANQSDFVFGDLGGPGQNNFDWGLPFFFGRNVFTAIEGTSTPGGVGPYWAY; encoded by the coding sequence ATGATTCGTGGACGCAACTTTCGTTTGTTCGACTTTGGAATCGTGGCTCTCTGGGCGCTTTCGCTGCTGTCGGTGGGCTGTGGAGGCAGCAGCAGTCACTCGAATGCAAGTCAGGTCGTGACATCGACTGGATCGAATGTCGCGGCCATTTCGGTGAATGGCGGACCTACGGGGAACTATGGCAATGGAGCTTTCGTGAGTGTAACGGTTTGTGTTCCGGGAAGCTCGAATTGTCAAACGATCCCAGATGTGCTGGTGGACACGGGTTCTACCGGCTTGAGGATTCTATCGTCGGCTCTGACGGTTTCGCTGACGCAGCAAAATGGAGCGAGCGGGGATCCGATCGCGGAATGTCTGCCGTTCCTGGGTGGATACACATGGGGACCAGTGCAGAGTGCCGACATTAAGATTGCGGGGGAAAGCGCGAGCGCGGTGCCGATTCAAGTGATCGGCGGGACGTTTGCGGTTCCAAGTGGCTGCTCCAATATGGGTTTGCAATCGATGGGTACGTTGCAGACTTTGGGGGCCAACGGACTGCTGGGGGTGGGAATGTTCGCGCAGGATTGCGGCGGGGCATGCGCGCAGGCGGGGTCGAACCCCGGACTTTACTACGCATGTCCATCGTCGGGATGCCAGGTTACGGCGGAGGCGGTGAGCGCCCAGGTGCAAAATCCAGTGGCCATGTTTGCCAGCGACAACAATGGAGTGATCGTTGAATTACCGGCGGTGAGCGGAGGCGCGACTACGGTGAGTGGCTCGCTGGTCTTTGGGATTGGCACGCAGTCGAACAATGCATTGAACGGAGCCTCGGTTTACACCGTCGACGATTTCGGAAATTTCACCACTACGTACCAGGGACAGGCCTACTCCAGCAGCTTTCTCGATAGCGGATCGAATGGATATTTCTTTCTGAGCAGCACTGCGACCGGCCTTCCGGATTGCACGACGGCTACGGGCTTTTATTGTCCGACGAGCACCCAGAACCTGTCGGCGACCAATCAAGGAGCGAACGGCACTAGTGGGAAGGTGAATTTCAGTGTGGGGAATGCCGAGACTCTGTTCGCGAATCAGAGCGATTTCGTATTCGGCGACCTGGGCGGTCCTGGGCAGAACAATTTTGATTGGGGCTTGCCGTTTTTCTTTGGGCGCAATGTGTTTACGGCAATTGAGGGAACAAGTACGCCTGGAGGCGTGGGGCCGTACTGGGCTTACTAG
- a CDS encoding AbrB/MazE/SpoVT family DNA-binding domain-containing protein, giving the protein MQTKVSTKGQVVLPGALRRRLDIRAGDPLDANIENGRIVLTPRKKRSSRVKFVIDPVTGLPALSAGTNAPALSSKEVDEILTNFP; this is encoded by the coding sequence ATGCAAACCAAGGTTTCCACCAAGGGCCAGGTCGTTCTCCCCGGCGCTCTCCGCCGGCGGTTGGATATTCGGGCGGGCGATCCCCTGGACGCCAACATTGAGAATGGACGGATTGTCCTGACCCCGCGCAAGAAAAGATCGTCTCGAGTTAAATTCGTTATCGACCCTGTCACCGGATTACCCGCTCTCAGCGCGGGCACCAACGCGCCGGCGTTAAGCAGCAAGGAAGTGGATGAGATTCTCACAAACTTCCCGTGA
- a CDS encoding GAF domain-containing protein, translating to MAAITSASHPFPSNRRRRVRHKIQTPAYATFAAESKGSMLDLHEIVDISEEGVAIQCHSPLELRKRVNLCLDLADCAENIYTTGQVVWSNPSGRAGLHFSELTPASLSRLREWLFINVMAGVANGEAEIGALQKDTSNVQTIGTTTVATGAFARPGEQSSAGKSEAAAPLLRPNYTDTLAAVTAVQRQVEAHGSDLSAALQLIAERAQTLVRASGAAIALAEADPDFMTCRASSGPDAPPIGARLQVGSGFSGECVKAGQPLRCDDTELDDRVDRESCRALGLRSLLAAPIRVDTNSIGIVEVFSSAPNTFSDSDTEVLERLAESVLAAVNRAADAEDLPQLGAAPVSTPFTPMPGSVLFASAEKHDQDKLESTEEKLSGISLPRSHLYLMIGAAILIATILGFYSAPLIQAKLQQRHASSMQTVLASSSAPALENPSPATPSAPSVATASPDELRQMADHNDAAAENALGLRYFQGDEKSGIVRDEKQAFEWFRRAADHGSLPAQAKLGALYWGGRGVPVDVSQAYFWAVLARARGDKASKDLAPLWASRLTPTQCTAIEQQADSWLQQHLPNWKPSAAH from the coding sequence ATGGCTGCCATAACTTCGGCTTCGCATCCGTTCCCGTCCAACCGTCGCCGGCGCGTGCGACACAAGATTCAGACCCCTGCATACGCCACCTTCGCTGCCGAATCCAAGGGCTCGATGCTCGATCTGCACGAAATCGTCGATATCAGCGAAGAAGGCGTGGCCATTCAATGCCATTCGCCTCTTGAATTACGCAAGCGCGTGAATCTCTGCCTCGACCTCGCCGATTGCGCGGAAAACATTTACACCACCGGTCAGGTAGTTTGGTCGAACCCCTCCGGACGCGCCGGCCTTCATTTTTCTGAGCTCACTCCCGCGTCGCTATCGCGATTGCGCGAGTGGTTGTTCATCAACGTCATGGCCGGCGTCGCCAACGGCGAAGCCGAAATTGGCGCTTTGCAGAAGGACACGAGCAACGTACAGACTATAGGGACGACAACTGTCGCGACGGGCGCATTCGCCCGTCCCGGGGAGCAAAGCTCTGCCGGGAAAAGCGAGGCTGCAGCTCCTCTACTGCGTCCCAACTATACCGACACCCTCGCGGCTGTCACCGCGGTTCAACGCCAGGTGGAAGCGCATGGTTCCGATCTTTCTGCCGCTCTGCAACTGATTGCGGAGCGTGCCCAGACGCTGGTCCGTGCTTCCGGCGCTGCCATTGCGCTCGCCGAAGCCGATCCTGATTTCATGACCTGTCGCGCCAGCTCCGGCCCCGACGCCCCGCCCATCGGCGCGCGCCTGCAAGTCGGCTCCGGCTTTTCCGGCGAGTGCGTCAAGGCCGGTCAGCCTCTGCGCTGCGACGACACCGAGCTCGACGATCGTGTAGATCGCGAGAGCTGCCGCGCCCTCGGCCTTCGCTCGCTTCTCGCCGCGCCAATTCGCGTCGATACCAACTCGATCGGCATCGTGGAAGTTTTCTCCTCTGCCCCCAACACATTTTCTGACTCCGATACTGAGGTGCTCGAGCGACTTGCCGAAAGTGTTCTGGCTGCCGTCAACCGTGCCGCCGACGCCGAGGATCTTCCCCAACTTGGCGCGGCGCCCGTCTCCACGCCGTTCACGCCTATGCCTGGCAGCGTGCTGTTCGCGTCCGCAGAAAAACACGATCAGGATAAGTTGGAAAGCACGGAAGAGAAGCTCTCCGGCATCAGCCTGCCGCGCTCGCATCTGTACCTTATGATCGGCGCGGCCATCCTCATCGCAACGATTCTCGGTTTCTATTCGGCACCGCTAATCCAGGCCAAGCTTCAGCAGCGGCATGCCAGTTCCATGCAGACCGTGCTGGCCTCGTCGAGCGCACCGGCCTTGGAAAATCCCTCGCCGGCAACCCCTTCCGCTCCGTCCGTCGCTACCGCATCGCCCGACGAACTTCGTCAGATGGCCGATCACAACGATGCCGCCGCCGAGAATGCCCTGGGCCTGCGCTATTTTCAGGGTGACGAAAAAAGCGGAATCGTGCGTGACGAGAAGCAAGCTTTCGAATGGTTCCGCCGCGCCGCCGATCACGGCAGCCTTCCTGCTCAAGCCAAGCTCGGAGCCCTCTACTGGGGCGGACGCGGCGTCCCTGTGGACGTGAGTCAGGCCTATTTCTGGGCTGTGCTCGCGCGCGCGCGCGGAGATAAAGCCAGCAAAGACTTGGCCCCGTTGTGGGCTTCGCGCTTGACTCCTACCCAGTGCACGGCCATCGAACAGCAAGCCGACTCCTGGCTCCAGCAGCACCTCCCAAACTGGAAGCCCTCCGCCGCCCACTGA
- a CDS encoding PIN domain-containing protein has product MIYLLDVNALVALGFINHEFHDRVAAWIQSLDSPALATCSITELGFVRVLAQAPAYGFTVTQARSLLLRLKGARAVRFTFLADEHDIAHLPDWVRAPKQITDGHLKELANANGATLATLDESVRGSHLIPR; this is encoded by the coding sequence ATGATCTACCTGCTCGATGTGAATGCCCTCGTAGCTCTTGGATTCATCAATCACGAATTCCACGATCGCGTCGCCGCCTGGATACAATCTCTAGACTCACCCGCATTGGCGACCTGCTCGATTACCGAGCTTGGATTCGTACGCGTGCTGGCACAAGCTCCGGCATACGGATTCACGGTGACGCAGGCCAGAAGCCTCCTGCTGCGTCTGAAAGGGGCGCGCGCCGTTCGTTTCACATTTCTTGCCGACGAACACGACATCGCTCACCTGCCAGACTGGGTCCGCGCGCCCAAGCAGATTACCGATGGTCATCTGAAAGAACTTGCGAACGCGAATGGCGCGACGCTCGCGACTCTGGATGAGAGCGTCCGCGGCTCCCATCTCATTCCGAGGTAG
- a CDS encoding PIN domain-containing protein, producing the protein MPSRSFFDTNVLIYADDEADPSKQKRAINLVAEHRRARTGVVSLQVLQEYFVTATRKLNIDPRIARRKVELIAEFDVASPEVTDVLAAIDLHRLHGFSFWDALVIRTAKQTGCSVLYTEDMQDTREIDGLQIINPF; encoded by the coding sequence ATGCCCTCCCGCAGCTTCTTCGATACCAACGTCCTCATCTACGCTGACGACGAAGCTGACCCATCGAAACAGAAACGGGCCATCAATCTCGTCGCAGAGCATCGGCGCGCCCGAACCGGCGTTGTATCGTTACAGGTACTCCAAGAGTATTTCGTCACCGCCACGCGTAAGCTGAACATCGACCCGCGGATCGCCCGCCGCAAAGTTGAACTCATCGCCGAGTTCGACGTCGCCTCTCCTGAAGTCACGGACGTCCTCGCCGCCATAGACCTGCATCGCCTTCACGGTTTTTCTTTCTGGGACGCCTTGGTTATTCGCACGGCAAAGCAGACCGGCTGCAGCGTACTCTACACCGAAGACATGCAAGACACGCGCGAGATCGACGGACTGCAGATCATCAATCCATTTTAG